A segment of the Trifolium pratense cultivar HEN17-A07 linkage group LG7, ARS_RC_1.1, whole genome shotgun sequence genome:
TCACAATTTGCCTTTACAACTAAATTCAACACAACAATTTAGTACTGAAATTTACGAGTACAAAAGTTACAAAATCCATTGACAAGTCCGCTCTATCTGATACGGTTCTTGAAAAGAAAGTTGACATCTTGAGGAGACCTAGCATTCTTCCTTGCTGTAATCTGAACGAGTGCACCATCAATAAGCATGTGCTGCAGTACTCTTGCTATGTTCTTTGTGTCATCAATGCCAAGATGATGACTTCCCACCAAAGGTATTTGCAGTTCCTTCATCATTGTAACCATTCCTGTGGCCTGTTATCCATTATCAAGGAAACATGTAATATTGTATATACATTAGGATTCgagaaaaaaatacaacacataACCTATTCCATGTACATGAAAAAGCTGAAGTTGTTTATAAACATTTTGTACTTTCATTTAAAGACCCCTTTAACTGagttggtattaaaaatatttccataatcatcaatttaatgttatgcATGACAAAAGAAAACAGAAAACATTccactaaaaagaaaaaaaagaaaagaaaatagaaaacagTTCTATTTTGACTTTGTAACCGGAATGTGTATGGCGTTGCTGAAGTGGCACCTTTTATAAGGCTTATCTGTTAAGACCCAGAAAACACAGATCACACATACAATGAAATAAGGAGAGTAAATCTAGTATTCAATGAAAGAGGGATTTACAGTAGAATCAACTTCTAACTGCCACAGGGCAAGCCCTTACAGAGAGCTATAGCTCTCCATCTTACGACTTAGATATTTTCTTCAATAAAGCAAAACTACCTCACCCCCTCCACTATAAAGCAACACAGAAAATGGAAAACGGTTAACTAATACTCTCTCTCTGCCAGCTTCTATTACTTAGTACCACCGTTCCCCCTACGTGTATACACCCTCCAAGTCTTCGTTTGTTTCTGAGGCCCAACATCAGTAGCTAGGGGCCCAACAGTATcattttaggttttatgttTAAATGTGTATACCGTTGACCGGCATTCATTTTTCACCCACTTCCTTACAAATTTGCAATTATGACAGTTAAATGATCTATTCCAAAGAATGTCAGGCAATACAACATTAGTGGGGAGGAGGACTGAAGGGTAGAGAATTAGTTGCTTATTTTTTCTAGGACACCTGGACCAAGTCCATTAGCAGAACTGACTCTCAAAAAAGCCCAAAATATGTGAGGTTTATTCTAGATGGCATAAGGTGGGACCCGTGAGAGAATGAGAATTAGTTAGTGACATGGAGGGCATTTCCATGTAATTCTGTTAGGGACTTTAATCATAAAGGGAGTAGTGGTGAGTATGGAGAGGCATTCACAGAGTTTCTGGTTGGTTGCTATTAGGGACCAAAATGAAGGTTCACTCCTTTAATCTTCTCCAATAGTTCCTCTTCGAtctataattataatataaatttatgtttCTATTACAATGGATTTCTATCGATGAGAGTTAATAAGAAAGAGACAGAGAATCTAGGGTTTGATAGAGAATATGACAACTATTGGTGGGTGATTTGCAATGCGAGGGGAACACTAAAGGAGATGTTTGGTGAAGAAGACAGAGGTCGTGAAGGCAATGAGAGGTCTCAAATGGTGGCTCTGGTGGAATTAAGGTTATCCAAAGATGAGTTGGAACTTGGAAGGCATTCTCACTCGCATTTCTTTGGCATTTTAAGTCAAGACACCGGGACATGCTGCCAATATCAGATAGGAAGATGAGCCAGATTTTAGATTGCAGTTGTTGACGGCTCAAGGTTCATTTGACTTCCAGCAAGATACTAACCAATGAAATGAAATTCCAATTGAGACAGCAAAAGAGGAGAAGAACGATTGAAGAGTGAAGACCTAGAACCAACGTGTCAGCGATGAAGCTAAAATGATGGAAACAGATTCAGTGACGAAAGCAATAGCTTAGAAAAAATATGACATCTCAGGGACtaaagcaaaaaaattatatattgggACTAGAAGCAAAAACAGGTTTTTTTGTAGGACAAACTATATTTAAgtctagaaaaaataaatagggGATTAGGAAAGTAGGAGAGGGATCAACAGGTTAACTTTTTGAAGGAATAATTGGAAGAAACTTGGACCTTTCAAAAGTCTTTTGAGTTGTATTGTTCTTTGCCTTGTTAGTTTTTAACCCATGTCGGGCCTAGGAAATTTGCCATTAGAGTTCTTAATGAACATTATTTCCGTCAACATTGGGACCGGTTATATTCTTATTAGATATGCAGAAACTTTTTCATGAAAATTCTTGATTAAACATGTTCACCAAAATAGGACAATAAGGAAGAAGAAATCCAGTGttaaaaccaaaatttactGCTCAAAACCTTATAACCAAATTTAAGAGACTAGACCATACCATTTATGCTCCAAAATATAGACCGTAAGTTGATTTTAGATAAACAGCATCCATAGAGTTATCACAAAACACAACAACCGAACCATTTACCCAAAGTTTCTATAACTCTATAAATTCTAAATATTGAAAGAACTTACCCTCCTATTATAAAAGTTCAGATAGATATCTTTGAGATTAATCCACTCCATAAAATAGAGGGGAAGCTTCATCCTTGACACTTCACACTGTTGAGGGACCTTTGTTTTCAAATCCCAATTTCCACTTCAAAACCAAAAGAGTATTATttaaaagaataagaaaaaaaaagttattctaGAAGTATAAagcaaaaaattaatgtaacatTTCAAattagaaaaaggaaaaatataagAGGCAAACCATGAAATTTACCAAGTAACAAATGCTGCACGATTAAGTTCACCTCCAATCCATAGCTTTTGTTGCATTAACCAAGCTTCAAATTCATCAATAACTTCCGTGAATGGTATGGCAGTGTCATGCCAAActctggaaaaaaaataaaatatattgctACGATTAATCTTAGTAGTATAGTTATAGTGGTTGGGTAGCAGTGGAACTGTTGGGGTGAACAGCTGATAATCCCTTGGTAACCCACCATAATAAATGAATTCTGGTGTACTATCTATTTATTGTCTTTGTCAaccaaaaattataaataaccaatatttttttactgGTCTAACACATACATCAAATCCATGAATGAAATAATACTTTACTACAAGCAGCCATAAATTACAAATATTACAATCAGAACACTGCATGAAGTAATAAATTTGGAACATGGTTGTGTCAGCTTGTTAAACATTTTCCagtaataaaattgaaaactgtGAACATTGTTTAAAGGTCACAAGTATGAAGAGTAAGGATTTAAAGAAAATTAAGCTTCATACCTATCAACTCCAATTTTTCCATACTTTCCTTCAATATATTCATTAATTATTTGTTCCGTCATCTTTGAGGGTC
Coding sequences within it:
- the LOC123895296 gene encoding uncharacterized exonuclease domain-containing protein At3g15140, whose product is MAVVRTCLLKVLSHRRNRNPLVSYLSHSPPPLTTTTTAASTTTTTTTPMHSFTLSASLSTSHTTTRSKPMCLYHTQGKCTKMDDLIHLDKFNHDCSRDLQVNIADLNKIRSQNLDFFLVLDLEGKVEILEFPVLMINAKTLHVEDIFHRFVRPSKMTEQIINEYIEGKYGKIGVDRVWHDTAIPFTEVIDEFEAWLMQQKLWIGGELNRAAFVTCGNWDLKTKVPQQCEVSRMKLPLYFMEWINLKDIYLNFYNRRATGMVTMMKELQIPLVGSHHLGIDDTKNIARVLQHMLIDGALVQITARKNARSPQDVNFLFKNRIR